One Belonocnema kinseyi isolate 2016_QV_RU_SX_M_011 chromosome 6, B_treatae_v1, whole genome shotgun sequence genomic region harbors:
- the LOC117175658 gene encoding uncharacterized protein LOC117175658: protein MPSASGKLTSEHFKTWLKDVYFPNVGHSSVLLIDSWSGHCPYAVKEAAPPNKIVDVKIIPKGTTGKIHPLDAFGFRVWKNYVRRFEDSVTLMNEDIELHKRNNII, encoded by the exons atgccttccgcttctggcaaactgacttcag aacatttcaaaacatggctGAAGGATGTGTATTTTCCCAATGTTGGGCATTCAAGTGTCTTATTAATTGATTCGTGGAGTGGGCATTGCCCTTATGCTGTAAAGGAAGCAGCacctccaaacaaaattgttgatgtaaaaataattccaaaaggaacaacaggaaaaattcatccactagatgctttcggcttccgagtgtggaaaaattacgtccgtcgcttcgaggatagtgtaacattaatgaatgaggatatagaacttcataaaagaaataacattata